CACCTGCCGCTCGTCTATCCGGTGACGACCGAGACGCTGCCGCCGCCCCTTTGCTACGAAACCGTGATCGCCGACTTCTACGACACGGCGGCCGCGCTCGTCGCAGCGCATCTCGACGCGGGCCGCGACGTCTCGGTGATCTGCGAAGGCGATCCGTTCTTCTACGGCTCGTACATGTACCTGCACGACCGGCTCGCGCCGCGCTACGACGCCGAGGTCGTGCCGGGCGTGTGCTCGATGCTGGGCGGCGCGGCGGTGCTCGGCGTGCCGCTCGTCTACCGGAACCAGAGCCTCTCGGTGCTCTCCGGCGTGCTGCCCGAGCACGAATTGCGCGAGCGGCTCGCGAAAGCCGACGCGGCCGTCGTGATGAAGCTCGGCCGCAACTTCGACAAGGTGCGCCGCGTGCTCGACGAGCTCGGGCTCGCGCGCCGCGCGCTGTACGTCGAGCGCGCGACGATGGCCGCGCAGCGGATCGTGCCGCTCGCGGAAGTCGATCCGATGGCGTCGCCGTATTTTTCGCTGCTCGTCGTGCCGGGGGAAAAATGGCAAGGATGACCGCCGCGCCCGCGATCGTGATACTCGGGCCCGGCGCGCTCGATACCGCGCGCCGAATCCAGGCCCGCTACGACGGCGCTCGGGTGCATGCGCTCGCGGGGCGCGCCGAAGCCGACGTGACGTTCCGCGAGCTGGGCCCGCATCTGCGCGAGCTGTACGCGCGCGGCGCGCCGATCGTCGCGCTGTTTGCGGCCGGCATCGCGATCCGCTGCGTCGCGCCGTGCCTCGCCGACAAGGGCGCGGAGCCGCCCGTGCTCGCCGTTGCCGAGGACGGCAGCGCGGTCGTGCCGCTGTTGGGCGGCCTCGCGGGCGCGAACGCGCTCGCGCGCGAGATCGCCGACACGCTCGGCGTCGCCGCCGCGATCACGACGAGCGGCGAGCTGCGCTTCGGCGCGTGCATGCTCAATCCGCCCGAAGGCTACGCGCTCGCCGATCTCGACGCGGGCAAGCGCTTCGTGTCCGATCTGCTCGCGGGCGAAAGCACGCGCATCGAAGGCGACGCGCGGTGGCTCGACGACGTCGCGCTGCCGCGCGACGCGCACGCGGCGCATGCGATCCGCGTCACGCCGCACGCGTCGCGCGGCGGCGCACGCGAATTGCTGATTCATCCGCGCAGCGTCGTCGCCGCGCTCGGCGACGACGCGGACAACGTTTCGGAGCACGACGCAATCGTACGCGCCAGCGCGGCCGCGAACGCGCTCGCCGCATCGCCCGACCTGCCGCCGCTCGCCGCGCGCATCGTCGCGGCGCTCGCCGCGCGCGATCTCGCGCCGCTCGCGCTCGCGGCCATCGTCGCGCCGGCGCGGCGCATCGCCGATCGCGCGCTGACCGACGCGGCGCGCGCGCTGCGCGTGCCGTTGCGCTTCGTCGAAACGAACGCGTGTGACGCCGCGGGCGTGCTCAATGCCGCGCTGCCCGCCGCGCTCGCGCCGCGCGCCGACGCATCGCGCGCCGGCTCGTGCTCCGGCTCGACGCAAACGCCGCACGACATCGCGATCGCCGTCGCCGGCGCGCCCGTCGACGCCGATACGCTCGGCGTCGCGCGCGGCCGCCTGACGGTGCTCGGCCTCGGCCCCGGCCGAGCGGACCTGATGACGCCCGCCGCACGCGCGGCGCTCGCCGATGCGACCGACATCGTCGGCTACGCGACCTACGTGAACATGGCGGGCCCGTTGCGCGCCGACCAGCAACTGCACCTCTCCGAGAACCGCGAGGAACTGCAGCGCGCGCGCCACGCGTTCGAGCTCGCCGCGCAGGGCCGGCGGGTCGCGGTCGTGTCGTCGGGCGACCCCGGCGTGTTCGCGATGGCGGCGGCCGTGCTCGAAGCGCTCGACGGCTCCAACGACACGCGCTGGGCGGCCGTCGAGCTCGACATCGTGCCCGGCGTGTCGGCCGCGCTCGCGACGGCGGCCGAGGCGGGCGCGCCGCTCGGCCACGACTTCTGCCTGATCTCGCTGTCGGACAACCTGAAGCCGTGGGCGATCATCGAAAAGCGCATCGACCACGCGGCGGCCGCCGATTTCGCGCTCGCGTTCTACAACCCGGTGTCGCGCGCACGGCCCGTGCAATTCGACCGCGCGCTCGACGTCGTGCGCCGGCATCGCGCGCCGGAGACGGTCGTCGTGCTCGGCCGCGACATCGGCCGCCCGGGCGCGACGCTCGCGACGACGACGCTCGCCGCGCTGTCCGCGCAGCAAGTCGACATGCGCACGATGGTGATCGTCGGCTCGTCGACGACGCGCCGCGTCGTGCGCGACGGCGCGCGCGAATGGGTGTACACGCCGCGCTGGTATCGCTGACGGCGAAGCGACGCTCGGCTCGCGTCGCTTCGTGAATCGGCCACGAACGATCGGGCGCCGAGCGCGCCCGAGCCGCGATCCGCGCGAGCCTGACGCTCCCGTCCGCACCGCGACCCCATCCGCGCATTCAATTCCCGCAATCGTTTCGGATATCGAATCAAGGCGCCCACCAAACCTTGAATCCGGATAATAAAAAGCACGACTCACGATTCCATCATGCGGTGGATTCCTCCATGATGTGCAAGCCGAAACGCCGGCCGCCCATCGAGCGCGGCGGCGCGACGGCGGTATGCGGGCCAGCATATCCCCCCATCAACATGGAGAGAACAATGACCTTCAGCATGTTGTCACGCATCGTCCCGCGCGCGATCGCGGCGGGCTGTCTGTTCGCGGCGACGGGCGCGTCTCAGGCGGCGGGCGTCTACGCGCCCTACGTCGACGTGACGCTCTATCCGACGCCGCTCGTCGACCAGATCGGCGTGCGGCAAGGCATCCAGCAATTCATGCTCGCGTTCGTCGTGTCGGGCGGCAACCAGTGCGTGCCGTCATGGGGCGGCGTGCAGCCGATCGGCAACGGCGCGACGGGCGACCTGCTCGACAAGATCGCGACGTCGGTCGCGGCGTATCGCACGAAAGGCGGCGACGTCGCGGTGTCGTTCGGCGGCGCGGCCGGCCAGCCGTTGATGCAGGCGTGCACGAGCGTCGCCGCGCTGAAGAGCGCGTATCAGACCGTGATCGACACGTACAGCCTCACGCACGTCGATTTCGACATCGAGGGCGCGTCGCAGCAGGATTCGGCCGCCGTCGCGCGCAACTTCCAGGCGGTCGCGCAACTGCAGGCCGACTACGCGGCGAAAGGCAAGCCGCTGCACGTGACGCTCACGCTGCCGGCAATGCCCACGGGCCTCGTGCAGGACGGCCTGAACGTGCTGAATGCGGCGCTCGCGAACAACGTGGCGCTCGACGCGGTGAACATCATGACGATGGATTACGGCCCGTCCGGCATCGACATGGGAGCGGCCGCGATCAGCGCCGCGCAGGGCCTCTACTCGCAGCTCGACACCGCGTACAAATCGGTGGGCAAGCCGCAGACGGACGCGCAGTTGAAGCAGCTCGTCGGCGTGACGCCGATGATCGGCGTGAACGACGTCGCGGGCGAAACCTTCACGCTCGCGAACGCGCAGAGCGTGCAGACGGCGGCCGCGAACAACAATTACGGCTTCGTCGGCATCTGGTCGATCACGCGCGACAAGGCGTGCGACGGCGGCTCGCAGTACGCGTCGCCGATCTGCTCGGGCGTCGCGCAGCAGCCGTACGCGTTCTCGTCGGTCTTCAAGCAGTTGAGCGGCCACTGGGGCGCGGGCGTCACCCAGGACCCGAACTACGGAGGCGGCTCGGACGGCGGCGGCACGCCGCAGCCGGGCGCGCCGTGGTCCGCGACGCAGGTCTACACGGCGGGCGCGACGGTCACCTACCAGGGCACGACCTATCAGGCGCAATGGTGGACGCAGGGCGATATTCCGGGGCAAGCGGCGGTGTGGAAGCCCGTCGGCGGCAATGTGCCGGCGTGGTCGTCGACGACCGCGTATCCGGGCGGCGCGTGCGTGATGTATCAGGGCGCGAAGTATTGCGCGAAATGGTGGACGCAGGGCGACGTGCCGACCGCGGGCGGACCGTGGGCGCAAGCGTGATCGCGGCGGCCGGCCCGCGCATCGCCGCGCGGTAGCCGGCCGTGGGACCGGCGCGTCGCCGGCCGGTCCCTTGCATGCGGCCGCGCGGGCCGTTCGGCGCACGGCGCGCGCGCCTCTTTTCGGATGCGTCGTGTCGACGCCGGGCTGCGGCTTCGCACGATGGCGCGCGCGTTGCCGGGCCCCGTCGCCGCCGATCGGCGGCGGAGCGCGCGCCTTTCGCAGGAACCGTCCGTGGACAAAATCACGGCCCCGCATGCTCGCGTCGAGCGGCAGGCAACCGGCGGCACGGCGTCCATTCGGCGGCGGACGGCGGCCATATGACGATCGGACGATGGAGCGACGCCGCGCGACTGCAGTATCCTGAGCGCGTCGATCTTCCCGGAGCCGCCATGAAACGCTTCCTGTCGTGCATCGCCCTCGTCTGCTTCGCGTTGCCCGCCGCGCAGGCGCAAACGCAGACCTACCACTTCGACGAAGGCGGCACGACGCCCACGGGCGTCACGTCGCAACCGGCCTCCGCCCCGGCTCGGGCGCGCATGCAGCGGGCGAAGCCGCATCGGCATCCCGTGCGCCGCAACAAGCCTCATCGGACACACCGCCGCGCTCGCAGCGCGCAGAACGATCGCTTCTATTCGCATCCGTGACATTGGCGGCGCGCTCCCGCGCGGCTAGCGGGGCAATACATCGACCACCGTTTCGCCGTCGGAGGCAAGACGCCGCGTCCGGCAGCCGGCGCGTGGCACGCGAGACGTGACGCGCGACAGGTGAGCCGCCGTTCGCGGTGCTCGCCACCCGAGGCGCCGGACGGCAAGCAAGCCGGCCACGCGTGGAACGAGGCGCGACGGCGGACGGGTCATGCCGCTTGCAGCGCGGCGATCCGCGCATGCAGCCACCTTCGCAGCGCGTCGATTTCCTCGATGCACACCGCATGCGGCATCGGATACGCGTGCCAGTCGACGCTCGCGCCTTTCTCGCGCGCGAAATCGCGGGCGGCCTCGCCCAGGCGGATCGGCAGGATGTCGTCGTCCGTGCCGTGCGCGGCGAAGATCGGCGTCGTGCGATTCGCGCCGGCGAGCCGCGCGTCGATGAAGCGCGGCGAAGGCACGTAGCCGGACAGCACGATCAGCCCCGCGAGCGCGTCCGGATGCGTGAACCCCGCCGAATACGTCATCGCGCCGCCCTGCGAGAAGCCCGCGACGAAGATCCGCGATGTCGGGATGCCGCGCCGGTTCTGCTCGGCGATCAGGCTTCGCACGGCCGCGCACGATGCGTCGATTCCCGCTTCGTCGACCTGCCGGTTCACGCCTTCGAACGACAGGATGTCGTACCACGCGCGCATCATGTAGCCGTTGTTCGCGGTGACCGCGATCTCGGGCGCGTTCGGGAACACGAAGCGCACCGCCGGGCCGTTCGCGATCCGCAACTCAGGGACGAGCGGCACGAAATCGTTCGCGTCGGCGCCGAGGCCGTGCATCAGGATCACCGCGAACGCGGGGTTCGGGCCGGTCTCGATTTCGATCGTCGGCGTTTCGTCAAGCATGCTGGGGCTCCGTTCAGATGGGGGATCGGAAGAAAACGCGTCGATGATCGCACATCGGGATGACCGGCAGCCGCTTGCACGCGCAACGGGCGGCCGCGTTTCGTGACACGTCGTGACGCGCTCGTGACGCGTGTCGCTGTCTCGGCGACCTTGCCGTCCGCCTCGCGGCCCCGCCTGCGCATGATCGCGCGAGCGGCCCGCGTGAACGGCCCGCGCATCGCGCCGGCGTGTTCGCCGCCGTTTCCTGATCGATGCGGCCGACGCAGCCCGCACACCGCACCGCCGCCTCGCATGCAACCGTCGGCGCGTCGTTCATCCGCCCCCGCGCTCGAGCGCCTGCGGCGTGACGAGCGCCGCGCCCCATGCGTGCGCGAGCCGCTCGCAGCGGCCGAGCCTCACGGCCGCGTCGTCGAAGTCGACGATGACGATCCGGTCGGCGAACGCCGGCCGCGCCGGCGCTTCGGTGGTTCGCCCGTCCGACAGCAGCCACAGCCAGCGCTGCTGCCGCGGGCGGCGCCGGGCGGCGCGCGCGAGCAGCCGCGTCGCGGCGCCGATGCCCCGCGCGAGCGGCGTGCCGCCGCCCGCGCCGACGGGCGCGAGCCAGCGCTCGTTCCACCAGCGCGGCACGGCCGGCCCGAAACGCACGCCGGCCGAGTTGCCGCCGAAGCACACGAGCGCCGCGTCGGCGCGCTCGCGCGCAAGCGAATCGAACAGCGCGACGACGAGCCCCTTCGCGCGCGCGAGCCGCTCGGCCGTCAGCATCGACGCCGAGCAGTCGAGCACGAAGCAATGCAGCGCCCCCGGCGAGCCGGCCTGCGGCCGATAGCGCAGATGGTCGGCGCGCAACGCCTCGCCGCGCTTCGCCGCGAACGTCGCGCGCCACGCGATGCGCGTGCCGGGGCGGCCGCGCGCATCGTCATGCCGCATGCCTCGTTCGAGCCATCGAAGCCCGCTGTCGGGCGCGTGCGCGGCGACAGCGGCGGCATCCGCCCGATGGCTCAGCGTTTTTTTAGCGGCAGCGGGATCACGCCCTTGACGGGCGCGATGCCCGCCGGCTCGGGTGGCAGATAGCCCCAGTCGCCGTCGTCGACGGCCGGCCCGCGGCCGCCGTCGCGCGACGCGTCGCGATCGCCCGCCGCGCGCCGTTCCGCGTCGGACGACGCGCGCGCAGGGGGATGCGCCGATCCGCTCGCGCCGGCGGACCGCGCGTCGGCCGCCTCGCGCGGCCGCGCGTCGCGAGGCGTCGGCGCGCGCGCGGCTTCGGCTTCGGCGGCATCCGCGAGCCCGCCCAGCGCGTGGCCGCCGCCCGATCGCGAGTCGGGCTGAGGCCCGAGCCGAGCCTCCGGCTGAGATCCGGGTTGAAATTCGGGTTGAAATTCGGGTTGAAATTCGGGTTGAGATTCGAACCGCGTGCGTCGATGGCGCAGCACGTCGGCGGCGACGCGCTCGACGTGCGCCGCAGCGACGCTCGCCGCCCCGTCGAGCGCCGCGAGCGCCCGCGCGGCGCGCAGCATCACGAGGTCGCCGCGCAGCCCGTCGACGGCCGCGTCGATGCACAGCTCGGCGACACGCGCGTGCGCGGCATCGTCGAACGCGAGCGCCGGCAGCGCCGCGCGCGCCGCGCGTATTTTCGCGACGAGCGCCGCCTGCGCGTCGCGATAGTGTTCGCGAAAGCCATGCGGATCGAGATCGAACGCGAGCCGCGCCTTGACGATCCGCTGCCGCGTCGCCGCGTCGTAGCAGTTCGCGAGCTCGACCATCAGCCCGAAGCGGTCGAGCAGTTGCGGCCGCAGTTCTCCCTCTTCCGGATTCATCGTGCCGACAAGCGCGAAGCGCGCCGCGTGACTGTGCGACACGCCGTCGCGCTCGACCGTGTTGACGCCGCTCGCGGCCGCGTCGAGCAATGCGTCGACGAGCGCGTCCGGCAGCAGGTTGATCTCGTCGACGTACAGCACGCCGAGATGCGCGCGTGCGACGAGGCCGGGCGAGAAGCGCACCGCGTTGTCGGCGAGCGCGCTCGCGAGATCGAGCGAGCCCGTCACCTGCTCGTCGGTGGCCGACAGCGGCAGCGTGACGAAGCGCCCCTCGGGCAGCAGCTCGGCGAGCGCGCGCGCGGCGGTCGACTTCGCGGTGCCGCGCGGGCCGGCGACGAGCACGCCGCCCAGGCCCGGATCGACGGCCACGAGCAGCAGCGCCTGCTGCAACGCCGCCTGGCCGATCAGCGCGGAAAACGGATAGGCGGCCGGCAATGCGCGGTCGTCGGAGACGGCTTCGTTCGTTTGGTTCACCTGAGTTCCCGTGATGGTGACGTTTGCCTCGGCTGCGTCGAGTACGCCGGCGATCCCGAATGCGGCCGAGATGCAGGAGGCGTTGGAGGCGTCGAATGCGTCGGTTCAGCCAGTCGCGGCGATCGGCCGGTCCGCGCGCTTCGCGCCGCGCGCACGCCG
Above is a window of Burkholderia thailandensis E264 DNA encoding:
- a CDS encoding precorrin-2 C(20)-methyltransferase, with amino-acid sequence MTRKTGRLYGLGVGPGDPELLTIKALRVLQAAPVVAYFVAKGKKGNAFSIVEGHLSDAQTHLPLVYPVTTETLPPPLCYETVIADFYDTAAALVAAHLDAGRDVSVICEGDPFFYGSYMYLHDRLAPRYDAEVVPGVCSMLGGAAVLGVPLVYRNQSLSVLSGVLPEHELRERLAKADAAVVMKLGRNFDKVRRVLDELGLARRALYVERATMAAQRIVPLAEVDPMASPYFSLLVVPGEKWQG
- the cobJ gene encoding precorrin-3B C(17)-methyltransferase — its product is MTAAPAIVILGPGALDTARRIQARYDGARVHALAGRAEADVTFRELGPHLRELYARGAPIVALFAAGIAIRCVAPCLADKGAEPPVLAVAEDGSAVVPLLGGLAGANALAREIADTLGVAAAITTSGELRFGACMLNPPEGYALADLDAGKRFVSDLLAGESTRIEGDARWLDDVALPRDAHAAHAIRVTPHASRGGARELLIHPRSVVAALGDDADNVSEHDAIVRASAAANALAASPDLPPLAARIVAALAARDLAPLALAAIVAPARRIADRALTDAARALRVPLRFVETNACDAAGVLNAALPAALAPRADASRAGSCSGSTQTPHDIAIAVAGAPVDADTLGVARGRLTVLGLGPGRADLMTPAARAALADATDIVGYATYVNMAGPLRADQQLHLSENREELQRARHAFELAAQGRRVAVVSSGDPGVFAMAAAVLEALDGSNDTRWAAVELDIVPGVSAALATAAEAGAPLGHDFCLISLSDNLKPWAIIEKRIDHAAAADFALAFYNPVSRARPVQFDRALDVVRRHRAPETVVVLGRDIGRPGATLATTTLAALSAQQVDMRTMVIVGSSTTRRVVRDGAREWVYTPRWYR
- a CDS encoding T2SS-translocated chitinase, giving the protein MTFSMLSRIVPRAIAAGCLFAATGASQAAGVYAPYVDVTLYPTPLVDQIGVRQGIQQFMLAFVVSGGNQCVPSWGGVQPIGNGATGDLLDKIATSVAAYRTKGGDVAVSFGGAAGQPLMQACTSVAALKSAYQTVIDTYSLTHVDFDIEGASQQDSAAVARNFQAVAQLQADYAAKGKPLHVTLTLPAMPTGLVQDGLNVLNAALANNVALDAVNIMTMDYGPSGIDMGAAAISAAQGLYSQLDTAYKSVGKPQTDAQLKQLVGVTPMIGVNDVAGETFTLANAQSVQTAAANNNYGFVGIWSITRDKACDGGSQYASPICSGVAQQPYAFSSVFKQLSGHWGAGVTQDPNYGGGSDGGGTPQPGAPWSATQVYTAGATVTYQGTTYQAQWWTQGDIPGQAAVWKPVGGNVPAWSSTTAYPGGACVMYQGAKYCAKWWTQGDVPTAGGPWAQA
- a CDS encoding alpha/beta hydrolase; translation: MLDETPTIEIETGPNPAFAVILMHGLGADANDFVPLVPELRIANGPAVRFVFPNAPEIAVTANNGYMMRAWYDILSFEGVNRQVDEAGIDASCAAVRSLIAEQNRRGIPTSRIFVAGFSQGGAMTYSAGFTHPDALAGLIVLSGYVPSPRFIDARLAGANRTTPIFAAHGTDDDILPIRLGEAARDFAREKGASVDWHAYPMPHAVCIEEIDALRRWLHARIAALQAA
- a CDS encoding vWA domain-containing protein produces the protein MRHDDARGRPGTRIAWRATFAAKRGEALRADHLRYRPQAGSPGALHCFVLDCSASMLTAERLARAKGLVVALFDSLARERADAALVCFGGNSAGVRFGPAVPRWWNERWLAPVGAGGGTPLARGIGAATRLLARAARRRPRQQRWLWLLSDGRTTEAPARPAFADRIVIVDFDDAAVRLGRCERLAHAWGAALVTPQALERGGG
- a CDS encoding ATP-binding protein encodes the protein MNQTNEAVSDDRALPAAYPFSALIGQAALQQALLLVAVDPGLGGVLVAGPRGTAKSTAARALAELLPEGRFVTLPLSATDEQVTGSLDLASALADNAVRFSPGLVARAHLGVLYVDEINLLPDALVDALLDAAASGVNTVERDGVSHSHAARFALVGTMNPEEGELRPQLLDRFGLMVELANCYDAATRQRIVKARLAFDLDPHGFREHYRDAQAALVAKIRAARAALPALAFDDAAHARVAELCIDAAVDGLRGDLVMLRAARALAALDGAASVAAAHVERVAADVLRHRRTRFESQPEFQPEFQPEFQPGSQPEARLGPQPDSRSGGGHALGGLADAAEAEAARAPTPRDARPREAADARSAGASGSAHPPARASSDAERRAAGDRDASRDGGRGPAVDDGDWGYLPPEPAGIAPVKGVIPLPLKKR